The Mesorhizobium sp. M3A.F.Ca.ET.080.04.2.1 genome contains the following window.
TGAAGAACATGATCACCGGCGCCGCGCAGATGGACGGCGCGATCCTGGTGGTGTCGGCCGCCGACGGCCCGATGCCGCAGACGCGCGAGCACATCCTGCTCGCCCGCCAGGTCGGCGTGCCGTCGATCGTGGTGTTCCTGAACAAGGTCGACCAGGTCGACGACGCCGAGCTTCTGGAGCTGGTCGAGCTCGAGGTGCGCGAGCTGCTGACCAAGAACGAGTTCCCCGGCGACGACATTCCGATCGTCAAGGGCTCGGCGCTGGCGGCGCTGGAAGATTCCAACAAGACCATCGGCGAGGACGCCATCCGCGAGCTGATGGCGCAGGTCGACGCCTACATCCCGACGCCGGTGCGTCCGCTGGACAAGCCGTTCCTGATGCCGATCGAGGACGTGTTCTCGATCTCGGGCCGCGGCACGGTGGTGACCGGCCGCGTCGAGCGCGGCGTGGTCAAGGTCGGCGAGGAGCTGGAGATCGTCGGCATCCGGCCGACGACCAAGACGACCTGCACGGGCGTGGAAATGTTCCGCAAGCTGCTCGACCAGGGCCAGGCCGGCGACAACATCGGCGCGCTGCTGCGCGGCGTCGACCGCGAGGGCGTCGAGCGCGGCCAGGTCCTGGCCAAGCCGGGCTCGGTCAAGCCGCACAAGAAGTTCGTGGCCGAGGCCTACATCCTGACCAAGGACGAGGGCGGCCGCCACACGCCGTTCTTCACCAACTACCGTCCGCAGTTCTACTTCCGCACCACGGACGTGACCGGCATCGTGACGCTGCCGGCCGGCACCGAGATGGTGATGCCCGGCGACAACATCACCGTCGACGTCGAGCTGATCGTGCCGATCGCGATGGAAGAGAAGCTGCGCTTCGCCATCCGTGAAGGCGGCCGCACCGTCGGTGCCGGCATCGTCGTCACCATCAAGGAATAATCGATCCGGCATTGCCGGTGAGAAGGGAAAGGGCGGTCCGACGGGCCGCCCTTTTTTGTTTCCGGCGCATCGCGGCACAAGTATTGCCCGGTCGTTTCAAATCTGTTGCAAGTACCGTTGCCGCAGCTATTATTGGTTGTATCAACGGGGGCGTTGCCAAGCGTGGTTTCAGGAAGACGTTCAGACGCTATCGCAAGGTCGTGGCGTGAACTGGTCGTCATGGCGCTTGTGGTCGCGATTGCAACGGTTGGCTTCGCCGCAAAGGCCGAGGATTTCGACCCGAAGATATTGTCCAATCCGAAGTCGTGGAATCCGGGTACGTGGTACATGCCGGGCATGTCGTCCGATGGTTTTTCGGAGATGCAGTTCGTCGTTGTTCGCAGCAGCGCGGCCGGCTGCGAGCCGAATTGTCCGGAATGGATTTCGGCAGAGGGCGCCATCGCATCGGACACGCCAGCACAGCTCAAGCGCATATTGAAGACGCTCGGCACTCGCAAACTGCCGATCATCGTTAATTCCCCAGGCGGCGATGTCGCCGCCGCGTTTCAGCTCGGTCGCATCATACGCAAGAACGGGCTCGACATAGCCATCGGCAAGACTGAGTTTTCCGATTGTTGGCCGGGGACGGAGGGTTGCGGGGCGAGATTCGGCAAGGGTGTCGCCTATTTCGGCGTGGCGTCTGACGGCGGCGCCATGTGCAACTCTGCATGTCCCCTGATGTTTGCGGGTGGCGTTCGCCGCGTGGCTGGCGGCTGGGCCTATCTCGGTGTTCATCAGATCACCACCACTTGGTTCCCCTCCACAAGGCATTTTCGAACCACCTATCGAACAATCCGAGGCAAGAGATATCAGGTGACCACGGAGACCGTCACTGAGGGCAAAAGTTACAAGACCTACGAAATGAGCAAGGCGTTTGCGAGGAAGCTCTCGGCCTATCTCAGGGAGATGGGGGTCGGGCAGGGGGTGCTGGACACTATGAAGGCAACGCCGGCCAGCGATATCAAGCGGATCACCCTCCACGATATGCTGACGATGAAATTGGCTACCAGCACGGACACCCTAGAGCTGTTTACCAGGGCGAGCCTGTGCGTGCTCGATAAGTTGGCCCCGAATTGCCGAGAAATACCGGCGTCCAGGCCGGCCGACGGACAAACGCCTCCCGCCAAGCCGGCCGAGGTGGCAGCAGTCAAGGCGAAGCCCGAACCGTCTCCGTCACCCGGGCAGGCGACCGACCCTGCCGACCAGAGACCGCAGCGAGATCGTGAATCGAGCCTGACCTTGACGGCTTGCACCGACATAGATGGCAAATTGCAGGTGGTTGCGACCGATCCAAACCTCGGTGAGGCCTGTGGTGGCCCTAGTGGGATAGGCCCATGGCCGGCTTGGGGTGTGACGAACGGTCCGTACACATCGTCGGACATGAAGCCATGATCAGCAGGGGCATACGACTGGTTGCGCTAGCCGGAGCTCGACAGAATGGTACCCTCCGGCTACCCGTTTTGGTCGGCCGCTCTCATGGGATCTGTTGCAAGCCCCGGCGTTGCAAATAGTGTGGGTTGCATCAAGGGGCTTGCCGGACGTGGTTGCAGGGTGCCGTTTCAACAGTCGGGCATGGTGGTCACCGGGGCTGATCTGCCTGGTGCTGCTCTTTGTCATGGGCAATGCTGGTCCCGCCGCCGCCGCGAAAAAGCCCGAGTCCGACCTAGGCCCGACCATGCGCTTTGCCGTCGTGCGCAGCAGCGCGCCGGGCTGTGAGCCCAACTGCCCGGAATGGATCTCGGCGGAAGGCACGATCGAGGCGGGCACGCCGGCCCTGCTCAAGCGGACGCTGAAGTCGCTGAAAGGCCGGCAACTGCCGATCATCGTCAATTCGCCGGGTGGCAATGTCGATGCCGCCCTCCAGCTCGGCCGCATCATTCGCAAGAACAAGCTCGACATCGCCGTCGGCACGACGGTGTTTTTCGGCTGCGAGCCGCAGATGAAGAACTGCCGGGACAATGACGGCAGGGGCGCTCCGTATTTCGGTGTCGCCTATGACAGCGGCGCCATGTGCAATTCGGCCTGCCCGCTGATGTTTGCCGGAGGCATCCGCCGCGTTGTCGGCGAGTGGGCCTTTCTCGGTGTCCACCAGATCACCACCACATACCGTCGGGAAAAGCTGCTTTACCGCACCACCTACCGGGTCGTGAACGGCAAGAAGAAGGTCATAGGCACGAAGCTGGTCAGCCGAAAGAACGCGGGCAGCTACAAGACCTATGAGATGAGCAAGGCGGTCGAGAAGCGGCTTTCGGCCTATCTGAGGGAGATGGGAATAGGCGAGGGCGTGCTGGTCACGATGAAGAACACGCCAGCGAGCGATATCCACCAGCTGGTTCCGGAAAACATGTTGCGCATGAACCTGGTCACCAGCTTGGACTCGCTCGAGCTCTTTGCGGCCGCGACTACCTGTAGAGCAAATCCGGTGCCGGCGAACTGCCGGGAAATACCGGCAGACGGGAATGCGAAACCGGCTGAGATGGCGGCCGCCGAGACACAAGCCGCCCAGGCTCTGGCCGCGCCGCCGAAGCAGGCGCAAGAAATGCGCTTTGTCTTGGTTCGCGGCAGCAACCCGCTCTGCAATCCCGACTGCCCGGATTGGATCGCGGCGGAAGGCACGATCACCGCCGGCACGCCCGACAGGCTGCGCGCGGTGCTGGATACGGTAGGCGGGCGCAGGCTGCCGGTGGTGATCAACTCGCCGGGTGGCGACATTCGGGGTGCGCTCGCCGCCGGCCGGTTGATCCGTGAGCGCGGGCTGGACGTCGCGGTGGGCCGAACGGATTTTCTCGATTGCGACCCAGGCGCGGCAGGCTGTGCCGCCAAGGACGGCTTCCATACCGGCCTCACCGTCGATGCCGGCGCCGAATGCGATGCGGCCTGCGCGGTGATGATTGCCGGCGGCGCCAGGCGCTTCGTGGGTGCCGATGCGCATTTCCTCGTGCACTCCATGGGCATGGAAGAAAAGGTCAGGGCGTATCTCGAGGAGATGGCGATCGGCTCGGGCCTGTTCGCCGCGATGCAGTCGGCCCAATATGCCAAGCACAGGGAACTCAGCCAGGACGAATTGGCGAAGTTCGGGCTCACCACGGGCCGCCAGTCGGTGGACGCGCTGACGGGCGCGACAATCTGCAGGTCGTCGCCGAAACCGGACAACTGCCGCGCCCTGCCGTCCGCCAACGCCCAGGCGGAATCGCCGCCGAAGCTTTAGTGGCCGCCAGAACCGGGGATGCTGGCTGCACCCTCCGGTCGGCAGCGCCCCGCCTCAAAACGGCACTTGAGTTCTCGTCGTCTTTGTGAAATAGCAGCGCGCGTGTACGGGCATAGCTCAGTTGGTAGAGCGGCGGTCTCCAAAACCGCAGGTCGTAGGTTCGAGCCCTGCTGCCCGTGCCATCTCTCAAAATGGCGGATTGCAAAATTAGCCCAGCTGTTTGAAAACCGGCGCACGGCTTGCCAAATAACGGGAATTGGGGCATAAGCCCCGCATAGCCGGGACGGGACGACTGGATGGTTCCGAGGCGGCGCTAAAACATAAAGCGGAACACTTGCCACTTGCGTGGACCAAGAATCGGTTTTATGTAGACTGAACAGACACGCGACGCGTGGAGCTGGGAAGCCGGCTTTACGCGTCTGATTTGCGTGGGTGAAATGGTGGCGCTGATTCGCGCCGGCAGGAAGCCCAGGCGGCACGTCCCGGCCAGCGGGATCATCCAGGAGACCCGGCCAACGGGTCTTGAAGACAGAGCGGCTTATGGCTTCGAAAACCACCAATCCTTTCACCTTTCTCCAGCAGGTGCGTGCGGAGACGGCCAAGGTGACATGGCCCTCGCGCCGAGAGACCATGATCTCGACGGTGATGGTGCTGGTGTTCGCGGTCATCGCCATGATCTTCTTCTTCGCCGCCGACATAGCCATGGGCTATGCGATCGAGTTCATTCTGGGCCTCGGACACTAAGTTCGGCGATTACGGAGACGTCTTGAAATGACTGCGCGGTGGTACATCGTCCACGCCTATTCGAACTTCGAAAAGAAGGTCGCCGAGGACATCGAGAACAAGGCCAAGCAGAAGGGTCTGTCGGGCGAGATCGAGCAGATCGTGGTGCCGACCGAGAAGGTCGTCGAGATCCGTCGCGGCCGCAAGGTCGATGCCGAGCGCAAGTTCTTCCCAGGCTATGTGCTTCTGAAGGCCAACCTGACGGACGCCGTGTTCTCGCTGGTCAAGAACACGCCGAAGGTCACCGGCTTCCTGGGCGACTCCAAGCCTGTGCCGATCACGGAGACCGAGGCGCAGCGCATCCTGAACCAGGTGCAGGAAGGCGTCGAGCGGCCCAAGCCCTCGGTCACTTTCGAGATCGGCGAGGCGATCCGGGTGTCGGACGGGCCGTTCGCATCCTTCAACGGCTTCGTCCAGGAAGTGGACGAGGAGCGGGCTCGCCTCAAAGTGGAAGTTTCGATCTTCGGGCGCGCCGTGCCCGTCGATCTGGAATTCGGTCAGGTCGAAAAGGGCTGATCCGATACCCGCGCCGCAAGGTGTCGGGATGCCCTTTGCCGACAGGCGAGGGGTGGCGGTGTGAAAGCACGCTGCCGTGAACGGGTGGGAGGCGAACGCGGCTTAGCCGGCCGCGGGAACCGCACCACCAGACTGCAACCGCCGGTATTTCCCAGCTAGGGGCCGGCATGAGAAAAGGCAGGAATAGAGATGGCTAAGAAAGTTGCAGGCCAGCTCAAGCTCCAGGTTGCCGCGGGTTCGGCCACGCCGTCGCCCCCGATCGGCCCGGCGCTTGGTCAGCGCGGCATCAACATCATGGAGTTCTGCAAGGCGTTCAACGCGCAGACGCAGGAGCTGGAGAAGGGGTCGCCGATCCCGGTCGTCATCACCTACTACCAGGACAAGTCGTTCACCTTCGTCATGAAGACGCCGCCGGTGAGCTACTTCCTGAAGAAGGCCGCCAACCTAAAGTCGGGTTCGAAGGAGCCGGGCAAGGTCAAGGCCGGCACGATCTCGCGCGACAAGGTGCGCCAGATCGCCGAGCAGAAGATGAAGGACCTGAACGCAAACGACGTCGAGGCGGCCATGCGCATGGTCGAGGGCTCCGCCCGCTCGATGGGCCTGGAAGTGGTGGGCTGAAGATCATGGCAAAGATTGCAAAGCGCGTGGCAAAGACCCGCGAAGGCATCGACCCGAACAAGGCCTATGCTCTTGGTGACGCGCTGAAGCTGCTCAAGGAGCGGTCTTCGGTGAAGTTCGACGAGACCGTCGAGGTCGCGATGAATCTGGGCGTCGACCCGCGCCATGCCGACCAGATGGTCCGCGGCGTGGTCAACCTGCCGAACGGCACCGGCCGCTCGGTGCGCGTTGCCGTGTTCGCGCGCGGCGACAAGGCCGAGGAAGCCAAGGCCGCCGGCGCCGATATCGTGGGCGCCGAGGATCTGGTCGACATCGTCCAGAAGGGCACGATCGACTTCGACCGCTGCATCGCTACCCCGGACATGATGCCGCTGGTCGGCCGTCTCGGTAAGGTGCTCGGTCCGCGCGGCATGATGCCGAACCCAAAGGTCGGCACCGTGACCCCGGACGTGGCTGCGGCCGTCAAGGCTTCGAAGGGCGGCGCCGTCGAGTTCCGCGTCGAGAAGGCCGGCATCGTCCATGCCGGCGTCGGCAAGATCTCGTTCGACGTCAAAGCGCTGGAAGAGAATGTGCGGGCCTTCGCCGATGCGGTGAACAAGGCCAAGCCGGCCGGCGCCAAGGGCAACTACGTCAAGAAGGTGTCGGTCACCTCGACGATGGGCCCGGGCCTCAAGCTCGACATCGCGACGCTCGCCGCGTCGTAATCGTCGTCTGATCGGCTTAGCCGATCTGGAAGAATTCCGGGCCGCCGATCCGTCGGCGGG
Protein-coding sequences here:
- the tuf gene encoding elongation factor Tu, whose amino-acid sequence is MAKGKFERTKPHVNIGTIGHVDHGKTSLTAAITKYFGEYKRYDQIDAAPEEKARGITISTAHVEYETANRHYAHVDCPGHADYVKNMITGAAQMDGAILVVSAADGPMPQTREHILLARQVGVPSIVVFLNKVDQVDDAELLELVELEVRELLTKNEFPGDDIPIVKGSALAALEDSNKTIGEDAIRELMAQVDAYIPTPVRPLDKPFLMPIEDVFSISGRGTVVTGRVERGVVKVGEELEIVGIRPTTKTTCTGVEMFRKLLDQGQAGDNIGALLRGVDREGVERGQVLAKPGSVKPHKKFVAEAYILTKDEGGRHTPFFTNYRPQFYFRTTDVTGIVTLPAGTEMVMPGDNITVDVELIVPIAMEEKLRFAIREGGRTVGAGIVVTIKE
- the secE gene encoding preprotein translocase subunit SecE translates to MASKTTNPFTFLQQVRAETAKVTWPSRRETMISTVMVLVFAVIAMIFFFAADIAMGYAIEFILGLGH
- the nusG gene encoding transcription termination/antitermination protein NusG encodes the protein MTARWYIVHAYSNFEKKVAEDIENKAKQKGLSGEIEQIVVPTEKVVEIRRGRKVDAERKFFPGYVLLKANLTDAVFSLVKNTPKVTGFLGDSKPVPITETEAQRILNQVQEGVERPKPSVTFEIGEAIRVSDGPFASFNGFVQEVDEERARLKVEVSIFGRAVPVDLEFGQVEKG
- the rplK gene encoding 50S ribosomal protein L11, whose translation is MAKKVAGQLKLQVAAGSATPSPPIGPALGQRGINIMEFCKAFNAQTQELEKGSPIPVVITYYQDKSFTFVMKTPPVSYFLKKAANLKSGSKEPGKVKAGTISRDKVRQIAEQKMKDLNANDVEAAMRMVEGSARSMGLEVVG
- the rplA gene encoding 50S ribosomal protein L1, which produces MAKIAKRVAKTREGIDPNKAYALGDALKLLKERSSVKFDETVEVAMNLGVDPRHADQMVRGVVNLPNGTGRSVRVAVFARGDKAEEAKAAGADIVGAEDLVDIVQKGTIDFDRCIATPDMMPLVGRLGKVLGPRGMMPNPKVGTVTPDVAAAVKASKGGAVEFRVEKAGIVHAGVGKISFDVKALEENVRAFADAVNKAKPAGAKGNYVKKVSVTSTMGPGLKLDIATLAAS